One Prevotella intermedia ATCC 25611 = DSM 20706 DNA window includes the following coding sequences:
- a CDS encoding T9SS-dependent choice-of-anchor J family protein → MKKKLLIVLSILFGINTLCYAQPFKTGIHKNRIPIYNVPDGEAEICGYLRYDMKYRTHGLTSFRTDFPSKYTLIKDYGNVYGKTPIFTAGTYVGNQYLAYETTLYSNVLMPRGISVINPTTGEYERKTTFPENTPILILDEMTYDPKTERIFGMHYDTDKFTTDLYEINNKTFALAKVATINKPFFTLSANNGFLYAVTTDRDIKKSFLVKIKQSSIDAGKQTCTVETISPTTGTGINIGNYSQSMEFDKTTHRLWWVAQAADDQAYLVELNHETGTSISQKLIKDGLQLLSMAIPYQYVADEAPSYVRGLAIKAGEQGANNATLSWTTPTLNYRNKSLSTIDGIKIYRNNELVKTLNTTAKGENMTWKDTELSEGYYIYKVVPYNTNGDGVYKETAAFVGEDVPGAPLNVKLVANGTEGTITWNEPTTGAHNGYFDNSTLTYDVMRLPDNVKIVTGTAERSVKDNVKSHAGYSYVVTAYNKKGKGLSATSNIVAYGSIESIPFISGLETKNEFDKWTIIDNNQDGMSWSFNENTSRTLYDRSEKSADDWLVSPPLTFSKDKKYQLRYTYSTANWVDPSTHKPVMEKMKVFYGTQPTPDKLSTLIKDLGEFHTSSEHYYYGKDVFTPNETSNGYIAFQACSEALKGQIYLKDVSLREYSEKDLSVKELKGSVTANCNIEQSFIVTVGNEGSAAANDYTVELFNTDNQEVLGTAKGISINPDATTTITVTWVPKAEGEVNVSARVVLAGDTYPADNALATPLKIKVASADAEKWITLNAIDNYGWVMPFYLTSPYAQSQCLYLENEIRKKNIDLIAIQVKYNGRNDSPYTFPTRISMKMTERTNMKAPDSGYLGFFDQTDWTKVYDGNITIQGKGDNKELKVTFDKPFKYTGGNIIFKFETLPGDNTLEGSQHPEWLFDMPKGDARSAKYDGETETIDESKTFISEYIPFLMLEYKDNNSSGILAVGNDPFRVIQSDNILSASSVCEHLEIMNILGATIIADKNTDKLNLEMIPSGIYLVKAIKDGVTHTSKILKK, encoded by the coding sequence ATGAAAAAAAAGTTACTTATTGTATTGTCAATTCTATTTGGCATAAACACCCTTTGTTATGCACAACCTTTTAAAACAGGCATTCACAAAAACAGAATACCTATATACAACGTGCCTGACGGAGAAGCAGAAATCTGTGGCTATCTGCGCTATGATATGAAATACCGCACCCACGGACTAACCAGTTTCAGAACAGACTTTCCCAGCAAATACACTTTGATAAAAGATTATGGCAATGTGTATGGAAAAACGCCTATCTTTACAGCTGGAACATACGTTGGGAATCAATATCTTGCTTATGAAACCACATTGTATTCGAATGTGCTTATGCCAAGAGGAATAAGTGTCATAAACCCTACAACAGGTGAATACGAAAGAAAAACTACTTTCCCAGAAAACACACCAATACTGATTTTGGACGAAATGACCTACGACCCAAAGACCGAAAGGATTTTTGGAATGCACTATGATACTGATAAATTTACCACAGACTTGTATGAAATCAACAACAAAACCTTCGCATTGGCTAAGGTTGCAACCATCAACAAGCCTTTCTTCACCCTCTCTGCAAACAACGGTTTCCTATATGCCGTAACCACGGACAGAGATATTAAGAAATCTTTCCTCGTAAAAATCAAACAAAGCTCCATAGATGCAGGAAAACAAACCTGCACAGTAGAAACTATAAGTCCTACAACAGGCACAGGTATCAACATTGGCAACTACAGCCAGTCTATGGAATTTGACAAGACTACACACCGTTTATGGTGGGTTGCTCAAGCGGCTGACGACCAGGCATACTTGGTAGAATTAAATCATGAAACAGGAACTTCAATAAGTCAAAAACTCATAAAAGATGGGTTGCAATTGCTTTCAATGGCTATTCCATACCAGTATGTGGCAGACGAAGCACCGTCGTATGTGAGAGGTCTTGCCATAAAAGCAGGAGAACAAGGAGCAAACAACGCCACCTTGTCTTGGACAACTCCGACTTTGAATTATCGCAATAAGAGTTTATCAACCATTGACGGAATAAAGATTTATCGTAACAACGAACTCGTCAAAACTTTAAATACGACAGCTAAAGGCGAGAATATGACTTGGAAAGACACCGAACTTTCTGAAGGCTACTATATATATAAGGTGGTACCTTACAATACAAATGGAGATGGCGTTTATAAGGAAACAGCTGCATTTGTCGGCGAAGACGTCCCAGGTGCACCCTTAAATGTCAAGCTCGTAGCAAACGGAACGGAAGGTACTATTACTTGGAACGAACCGACAACAGGTGCACATAATGGGTATTTTGATAATTCAACCCTTACCTACGACGTGATGCGCTTGCCTGATAACGTAAAGATAGTAACAGGAACTGCCGAACGTTCAGTAAAAGACAACGTAAAAAGCCATGCTGGCTACAGCTATGTGGTTACAGCTTACAACAAGAAAGGGAAAGGACTTTCTGCTACTTCCAACATCGTTGCTTATGGTTCGATAGAGTCTATTCCTTTTATCTCTGGTCTTGAAACCAAGAACGAGTTTGACAAATGGACTATCATTGACAACAATCAAGATGGTATGTCTTGGAGTTTCAACGAAAACACTTCACGCACATTGTATGACCGCAGTGAAAAGAGTGCTGACGATTGGTTGGTATCTCCACCTTTGACATTCTCTAAAGACAAGAAGTACCAATTGAGATATACTTACTCTACTGCAAACTGGGTAGACCCTTCAACGCACAAACCCGTAATGGAGAAGATGAAGGTATTCTATGGTACACAGCCAACACCCGATAAACTATCAACACTGATTAAGGATTTGGGAGAGTTCCACACTTCTTCAGAACATTATTACTATGGCAAAGATGTTTTCACCCCTAACGAAACTTCCAACGGTTACATAGCTTTCCAAGCATGTTCGGAAGCTCTTAAAGGACAAATATACCTGAAAGATGTTTCTTTGCGCGAATATAGTGAGAAGGATTTAAGCGTAAAAGAGCTAAAAGGTTCGGTTACGGCTAATTGCAATATAGAGCAATCTTTCATTGTTACCGTAGGCAACGAAGGTTCAGCAGCTGCCAATGATTATACAGTAGAATTGTTCAATACCGATAATCAAGAAGTTTTGGGAACTGCAAAAGGAATTTCCATTAATCCCGATGCTACAACTACAATTACAGTAACTTGGGTTCCAAAGGCTGAAGGCGAAGTGAACGTTTCTGCACGTGTCGTTCTTGCAGGTGATACTTATCCAGCAGACAATGCTCTGGCTACTCCTTTGAAGATAAAAGTTGCTTCCGCTGATGCTGAGAAATGGATTACGCTGAACGCTATCGATAATTATGGTTGGGTAATGCCGTTCTACTTGACTTCACCATACGCGCAATCTCAGTGCTTGTATCTTGAGAACGAAATTCGGAAAAAGAACATTGACTTAATTGCCATACAAGTCAAATACAACGGAAGGAATGATTCGCCTTATACGTTCCCAACCAGAATCTCTATGAAAATGACAGAACGCACCAATATGAAAGCCCCAGACTCTGGCTATCTTGGGTTCTTTGACCAAACGGATTGGACGAAAGTGTATGATGGAAACATCACTATTCAAGGAAAAGGCGACAACAAGGAGTTGAAAGTAACATTCGACAAACCGTTTAAATACACAGGAGGAAATATCATTTTCAAGTTCGAAACGCTTCCAGGTGATAACACCTTAGAAGGTTCACAACACCCTGAATGGCTTTTTGATATGCCTAAGGGCGATGCTCGTTCAGCAAAATATGATGGTGAAACAGAAACCATAGACGAGAGTAAGACTTTCATTTCTGAATACATTCCTTTCTTAATGCTGGAGTATAAGGACAATAATTCAAGTGGTATCCTCGCAGTTGGCAACGATCCATTTAGAGTTATCCAAAGCGATAACATACTATCTGCATCTTCTGTATGCGAGCATTTGGAAATAATGAACATCTTAGGTGCTACCATCATCGCTGATAAGAATACTGACAAACTCAACTTGGAGATGATTCCGTCTGGTATCTATTTAGTGAAAGCGATTAAAGACGGAGTTACACACACGTCGAAAATCTTAAAGAAATAA
- a CDS encoding CARDB domain-containing protein — protein sequence MKHFIYASGLLLASLAATPAFGQMTAKSFPKFGEKHFSPAMMAPRQTPQAIDDKAKGITMYAGQLVSQNKKRGWIKFRTAKASEYETLKNFTPETDQHQAHGVYCSAYDGTDCYTIFCQSYTYGVQPLYFAKLNVATGDTTTIYTFNETEKNKWYTGYDVYAMSYNPATKEIYGLGKDYETQIVNGEEQIVKAFSTVYTIDKATGKFEKVKSLDRIYYNFTFNYDGSCYMLRPKARSKEDETVVGTELVKFDKDLNELNTVECKSQWGETYIQRYFGTMSFDFTTGSLWWIPVGDHGATTLYTINTETGLYEGKSWFSVGNSFVGLTIPYMTADSRTAPAQVSNIDAQADVNGAMVDTIKWVNPTKAWNNTDLTELKEVLVYRKKQNVATTELTPTETLLSATNAELIGTVPANNMMGKSMKFIDNKPHSGINTYYVVASRVTGEKGVPDSVRCYMGIDVPGAVQNIQLKKKGTGIEISWEAPTKGLNNGYIKEAELTYTLTRMPDNVVVAKDLSGTTYEDKTLGEQQKYSYKIMAKSNAGEGAVAESDGIMAGSALATPINLKFETQDDANRWNCPSNQSIYFYYCGGYDEDSKCLIGYSNNQEAQGYVTSPPLKLEGGKTYRITTDFYAHQKEAPFDLKLTMGTDGEDLSGAKVIREAKDFSYDNMYTREKFEDMFTAPADGTYYFGMSIATHNQYNSFRLFGLNVDYVAENDLKAFSIDGILEAVVGYDNKCTVKVRNVGSKTQSKYGIKIYCDDEGTKTLVGETKNVPELKAGEMANVPVTFNPTKDGMFKFYAVVELEGDHDPSNNTTSTINIKVTPAGTTPWTNIVTSGQDEGEDTHGPSMNSERYEKTQSVYLASEIKADKDGEIKRLGYIYNSNDNLKDRTDPFNVKIYLAHTDKESFTSRSQWMSENELTLVYDGQFTLEPGRNNILAFDLQTPFKYDKTKNLMVVFDKDGAVASDLMFCAVYKVFNATSSNIYRMLEYSEPAPFDMSKSHAYNSAPVLYLGFDVANNIGNAHVAGETFFYDANSHMMTFGKNIKAANFYSVDGKLVKTVNVAGNEQIRLNLPTGLYIVRTIDNNGAATSVKLNVK from the coding sequence ATGAAACATTTTATTTATGCATCAGGCCTTCTGCTCGCAAGTTTGGCAGCCACGCCAGCTTTCGGACAGATGACAGCCAAGAGTTTCCCGAAATTCGGAGAAAAGCATTTTTCACCGGCTATGATGGCTCCCCGTCAGACACCACAGGCGATTGACGACAAAGCAAAAGGAATTACCATGTATGCTGGACAGTTGGTAAGTCAGAACAAAAAGCGTGGTTGGATTAAGTTCCGCACAGCCAAAGCATCAGAGTATGAAACTTTAAAGAACTTCACACCTGAAACTGACCAGCACCAAGCTCATGGAGTATATTGCTCTGCATACGACGGAACAGACTGTTACACAATCTTCTGCCAGTCTTATACTTATGGTGTACAGCCTTTATACTTCGCAAAGCTGAACGTAGCTACAGGCGATACCACAACTATCTACACGTTTAATGAAACTGAGAAGAATAAATGGTATACTGGCTACGATGTCTACGCAATGAGTTATAATCCTGCTACAAAAGAGATTTACGGTCTTGGCAAAGATTATGAAACTCAAATTGTTAATGGAGAAGAACAAATCGTAAAAGCTTTTTCAACTGTTTATACCATTGATAAAGCAACTGGTAAATTCGAAAAAGTTAAAAGTTTAGACCGTATCTACTATAACTTCACCTTCAATTATGACGGTAGCTGCTATATGTTGCGTCCAAAAGCAAGAAGCAAAGAAGATGAAACAGTCGTAGGAACTGAACTTGTTAAGTTCGATAAGGATTTAAATGAACTCAATACTGTTGAATGTAAGAGCCAATGGGGTGAAACTTATATCCAAAGATACTTTGGTACTATGAGCTTCGACTTTACTACCGGAAGCCTTTGGTGGATACCAGTCGGAGACCATGGAGCAACTACACTTTATACCATCAACACAGAAACAGGACTTTATGAAGGCAAATCATGGTTCAGTGTTGGTAACTCTTTTGTAGGTCTTACTATTCCATACATGACCGCTGATAGCCGTACTGCACCTGCACAGGTATCAAATATTGACGCGCAAGCTGATGTTAACGGCGCAATGGTTGATACCATCAAATGGGTAAACCCAACCAAAGCTTGGAACAATACCGACCTTACAGAACTCAAGGAAGTATTAGTTTATCGTAAAAAGCAGAATGTAGCAACAACCGAACTTACACCAACAGAAACTCTGCTCTCTGCTACCAATGCTGAACTCATAGGCACTGTACCTGCTAATAATATGATGGGTAAGTCTATGAAGTTCATTGACAACAAACCACATTCAGGTATTAACACTTACTATGTTGTTGCTTCACGCGTAACAGGTGAGAAGGGTGTGCCTGACAGCGTACGTTGCTACATGGGCATTGATGTTCCTGGAGCTGTTCAGAACATTCAATTAAAGAAGAAAGGAACAGGCATTGAAATATCTTGGGAGGCTCCTACTAAGGGCTTGAACAATGGTTATATCAAAGAAGCAGAGCTTACTTATACTTTGACACGTATGCCAGACAACGTTGTTGTAGCAAAAGACTTATCTGGAACAACATACGAAGATAAAACTTTGGGCGAACAACAAAAGTATTCTTATAAGATTATGGCAAAGAGCAATGCTGGCGAAGGAGCTGTCGCAGAATCTGATGGCATTATGGCTGGTAGCGCATTAGCAACTCCTATCAACTTGAAATTTGAAACTCAAGATGATGCCAACCGCTGGAATTGTCCAAGCAATCAATCTATTTACTTCTACTATTGCGGCGGATACGACGAAGATTCTAAATGCTTGATTGGTTACAGCAACAACCAAGAAGCTCAAGGATATGTAACTTCACCTCCTCTCAAGCTCGAAGGCGGCAAGACTTACCGTATCACAACTGATTTCTACGCACACCAAAAAGAGGCTCCATTCGATTTGAAGCTGACAATGGGTACAGACGGAGAAGACCTTTCTGGAGCAAAAGTTATCAGAGAAGCTAAGGATTTCTCTTATGACAATATGTACACTCGCGAGAAATTCGAGGATATGTTCACAGCACCAGCTGATGGAACCTATTACTTTGGAATGTCTATTGCCACACACAACCAGTACAATAGCTTCAGATTGTTTGGTCTCAATGTAGACTATGTTGCAGAAAATGACTTGAAGGCATTCTCTATCGATGGCATTTTGGAAGCAGTTGTTGGCTACGATAACAAGTGCACCGTTAAGGTTCGCAATGTCGGTTCTAAGACTCAGAGCAAGTATGGCATCAAGATATACTGCGACGACGAAGGCACCAAGACACTTGTTGGCGAAACTAAGAACGTTCCCGAATTAAAGGCTGGCGAAATGGCAAATGTTCCTGTAACATTCAATCCAACCAAAGACGGTATGTTCAAATTCTACGCTGTGGTAGAACTCGAAGGTGACCATGACCCAAGCAACAACACTACTTCAACTATAAACATCAAGGTTACACCTGCTGGCACAACTCCTTGGACCAACATCGTTACAAGCGGTCAGGACGAGGGAGAAGATACACACGGTCCTTCTATGAACAGCGAAAGATACGAGAAGACACAATCTGTTTACCTTGCTTCAGAAATCAAGGCAGACAAAGATGGAGAAATCAAGCGTTTAGGATACATCTACAACTCTAACGATAACCTGAAGGACAGAACAGACCCATTCAATGTGAAGATTTATCTTGCACATACAGACAAGGAAAGCTTCACTTCTCGTTCACAATGGATGTCAGAGAACGAACTCACTCTCGTTTATGATGGTCAGTTCACACTTGAACCAGGACGCAACAACATCTTGGCATTCGACCTTCAAACTCCATTCAAATACGACAAGACAAAGAACCTTATGGTAGTATTCGATAAAGATGGTGCAGTAGCATCTGACCTTATGTTCTGTGCAGTGTATAAGGTGTTCAATGCAACATCTTCTAACATCTATCGTATGTTGGAGTATTCAGAGCCAGCACCATTCGATATGTCTAAGTCGCATGCTTACAATTCAGCTCCAGTTCTCTACCTTGGTTTCGACGTTGCCAATAATATCGGTAATGCACACGTAGCAGGCGAAACATTCTTCTACGATGCCAACAGCCATATGATGACTTTCGGAAAGAATATCAAGGCAGCAAACTTCTACTCAGTAGATGGTAAGCTCGTCAAGACTGTTAATGTTGCAGGCAACGAACAGATAAGACTCAACTTGCCTACTGGTCTGTACATTGTTCGCACAATTGACAATAATGGCGCTGCTACAAGTGTTAAACTTAATGTAAAATAA
- a CDS encoding Omp28-related outer membrane protein, which produces MNSIRKYIFLLSLASLPFTGGGLFAQTANENQFKLGPLTSSNQSLTAPTSNNEMRIGYCTTDWSSGLIAKITGSHTYHAAVYFPSELLDKYVGDKIEYIEFAIKPKRGTRVEYFVCTDLKDMTGSTLTQGFSTTYVEGWNKLKFSKPVTIKKDMNLYIGYILYLNDGEDYDCLMFDKSPYSLVGKNWYGYDGSWFSNTAAIGKNICIRAILSGNNAPNNDISLMKLTAEDGSEYVEQNTPNTYMAYIQNNGVTPIKSLTLTVSAKGVQGQEITLDGFNVPNNIPQLVKLENIPIPVEGNYTATFTVTKVNGVADPDTKDNSAESKGFSFKKGTSPVERTVLFEEFTSEGYNECAVADGIYNNVLDTHKNVIRVKHHLDYKQHKDQFKIAEDTDYEQLYGKSKTFVPAIAVDRIIVAGLEDPGPAYFIASEEEVVKFVELAKAQFSFVTLHVDPKTDANGKQIDVKVTGHAGTNEMPLQTDLRLTTWLVEDSIKSTQQQGKEVFVQNGVIRAVLSNNAWGDALDISGYDFEKTYSVTIKPEWNVNNMRVVSFVNNYNENVAKRNIYNTAQAFCSNPSGITSRTYDANGKAFSVVNGNILMLQGYHLVGIYDISGRNVGTSQLGNGLYIVKATNGKNVITQKININR; this is translated from the coding sequence ATGAACTCTATCAGAAAGTATATTTTTCTGTTATCGCTTGCAAGTCTCCCCTTTACGGGGGGAGGCTTGTTTGCTCAAACAGCAAACGAAAATCAGTTTAAATTAGGTCCGCTTACTTCTTCAAACCAGAGTCTTACAGCACCGACCTCTAACAATGAAATGCGTATAGGCTACTGCACCACAGATTGGAGCAGTGGACTTATTGCAAAAATAACGGGCTCACATACTTATCATGCAGCAGTCTATTTCCCCTCAGAACTGCTCGACAAATATGTTGGCGACAAGATTGAGTACATCGAATTTGCCATTAAACCTAAACGTGGAACCAGAGTAGAATACTTTGTTTGTACGGATTTGAAGGATATGACGGGCAGCACATTAACCCAAGGATTCTCTACTACTTACGTAGAGGGTTGGAATAAGTTGAAATTCAGCAAGCCTGTTACCATTAAGAAAGATATGAACCTCTATATTGGCTATATCCTCTATCTTAATGATGGTGAAGACTACGACTGCCTCATGTTCGACAAGAGTCCTTATTCTTTAGTTGGAAAGAACTGGTATGGTTATGATGGAAGCTGGTTCAGCAACACAGCTGCCATTGGAAAGAACATCTGTATCCGTGCCATTCTATCGGGCAACAATGCTCCTAACAATGATATTTCTTTGATGAAGCTTACAGCCGAAGATGGCAGCGAATATGTTGAGCAGAACACCCCCAACACCTATATGGCTTATATTCAGAACAACGGTGTAACCCCTATAAAGTCGCTCACACTCACTGTTTCTGCAAAGGGCGTTCAAGGTCAAGAGATTACACTCGACGGCTTCAATGTACCCAACAACATTCCGCAGTTGGTAAAACTTGAAAATATCCCAATTCCCGTAGAAGGAAACTACACAGCGACATTTACAGTAACAAAAGTAAATGGAGTAGCTGACCCAGATACAAAGGACAATTCAGCAGAAAGCAAAGGTTTCTCTTTCAAGAAAGGAACAAGCCCTGTTGAACGCACAGTGCTTTTTGAAGAATTTACTTCTGAAGGCTACAACGAATGTGCCGTTGCAGACGGTATTTACAACAACGTTTTAGATACTCATAAAAATGTTATCCGTGTAAAGCATCATTTGGATTACAAGCAACATAAAGACCAATTCAAAATTGCTGAAGACACAGATTACGAACAGCTATACGGCAAATCTAAGACTTTCGTTCCTGCAATCGCCGTTGACCGCATTATCGTAGCAGGTCTTGAAGACCCAGGACCAGCTTACTTCATTGCAAGCGAGGAGGAAGTAGTTAAGTTCGTTGAGTTAGCTAAAGCTCAATTCTCTTTCGTTACATTGCATGTAGACCCTAAGACCGATGCGAATGGTAAGCAGATTGATGTGAAAGTTACTGGCCATGCCGGAACAAACGAAATGCCGCTGCAAACCGACTTGCGATTGACAACTTGGCTTGTAGAAGATAGCATAAAGAGTACACAGCAGCAAGGCAAGGAGGTATTTGTGCAGAATGGTGTAATACGTGCCGTGCTCAGCAACAACGCATGGGGCGACGCCTTGGACATTTCGGGCTACGACTTCGAAAAGACCTATTCTGTAACAATAAAGCCAGAATGGAATGTAAACAATATGCGTGTTGTTTCGTTTGTAAACAACTATAACGAGAATGTTGCAAAACGTAACATTTACAATACTGCACAAGCATTCTGCTCTAACCCATCGGGAATAACTTCACGTACTTACGATGCCAACGGCAAGGCTTTCAGCGTTGTAAATGGCAACATACTTATGTTGCAAGGCTATCATCTTGTAGGTATTTACGATATATCGGGCAGAAACGTTGGCACAAGCCAATTAGGAAACGGCCTTTATATCGTGAAGGCAACCAATGGTAAAAACGTGATTACACAGAAAATCAATATAAACCGTTAA
- a CDS encoding Omp28-related outer membrane protein produces the protein MKKILFLFSLLLCLISIETKATPTHCYWGYCNGKVIGEFGSKTKAKGAIYIPAEVAELYKGKTISVIKVGLAAMSENIKVFITKNLNGESATTKTVGKLYNGWNEVKLSSTYTIDGEGFYIGYSYEGNNKSMGHSAMYSPNGCWADLGDGWKNYATDSKYNALALTLQAQIAGEDMPKDLWLYTKRNVIVKKNASCKFNFGVINLSPRIARTLQVGYTIDDAEEKVAEFKTTMGSNVEKEFSIDYSGFSKNGVHTVKFRLISVDGEADAYTGNNTDYTNVKVMDAIPQQRFVVEEGTGTWCGNCPRGIVAFRHMSEKYPETFIGIAVHKGDGLETNSYHKLKFSSYPTCYINRNLKNPTSPEAGTLEVMHNKYIATPPHIGVEIEANFTDDTKKKINAKALTTFFADEQNVNYKVSFVLIENGIKGYKQANYYAGGKLGEMGGFENLPGAAAVDMDHVARMNYSFYGVDSSIPTSVKADETVEYAAQLDVPKNIQNADNLYLVALLINGKGEIENAAETKVEPDPSMSITDNRTLLVPEFTFANGTLNVNGFSGKVFIYNVYGVEVPNQSIPSGIYIIKCVDGNKSFVKKIILK, from the coding sequence ATGAAAAAAATATTATTTCTTTTCTCATTGCTTCTCTGTCTCATCTCTATCGAGACGAAAGCAACCCCAACCCATTGCTACTGGGGATACTGCAACGGCAAGGTAATAGGCGAATTTGGCTCTAAAACAAAAGCCAAAGGTGCAATCTACATACCGGCCGAAGTTGCCGAACTTTACAAAGGAAAGACCATTTCTGTAATCAAAGTAGGACTGGCAGCTATGTCGGAAAACATTAAGGTCTTCATTACAAAAAACCTTAACGGCGAAAGTGCTACCACCAAGACAGTAGGAAAGCTGTACAATGGTTGGAATGAGGTCAAGCTAAGTTCTACTTATACAATAGACGGAGAGGGTTTCTACATCGGTTATAGCTACGAAGGAAATAATAAGTCTATGGGGCATTCAGCGATGTATTCGCCAAACGGCTGCTGGGCTGACTTAGGCGACGGTTGGAAAAACTATGCTACCGACAGCAAGTACAATGCGCTCGCCCTTACCCTTCAGGCACAGATTGCTGGCGAAGATATGCCAAAAGACTTGTGGCTCTACACAAAACGAAACGTTATCGTAAAGAAGAACGCGTCTTGCAAGTTCAATTTTGGCGTAATAAACTTGAGTCCACGCATTGCAAGAACCTTGCAAGTGGGCTACACGATAGACGATGCTGAAGAAAAGGTAGCAGAGTTCAAGACAACGATGGGCTCTAACGTTGAGAAAGAGTTTTCTATCGACTATTCTGGATTCAGCAAGAATGGTGTCCATACCGTTAAGTTCAGACTAATCAGTGTTGATGGCGAAGCTGACGCTTATACTGGCAACAACACCGATTATACGAACGTAAAAGTGATGGACGCTATTCCTCAGCAGCGATTTGTTGTAGAAGAAGGAACAGGTACATGGTGTGGCAACTGTCCAAGAGGTATTGTAGCCTTCAGACATATGTCTGAAAAATATCCAGAAACCTTCATCGGCATTGCCGTTCATAAAGGAGATGGTTTGGAAACAAACTCTTATCACAAACTCAAATTTTCAAGCTATCCAACTTGTTATATCAACCGCAACCTGAAAAATCCTACTTCTCCAGAAGCAGGAACCTTGGAAGTGATGCACAACAAGTATATAGCTACCCCACCGCATATAGGAGTAGAAATCGAGGCAAACTTTACTGACGACACCAAGAAGAAAATCAACGCAAAGGCTCTTACCACATTCTTCGCTGACGAACAAAACGTAAACTATAAGGTTTCTTTCGTTCTTATAGAGAATGGCATCAAGGGGTACAAGCAAGCCAACTATTATGCAGGTGGCAAATTGGGTGAAATGGGAGGCTTTGAAAACCTTCCAGGTGCAGCCGCTGTCGATATGGACCACGTAGCACGTATGAACTACAGCTTCTACGGTGTAGACAGCAGTATCCCTACCAGCGTAAAAGCAGATGAAACTGTAGAGTATGCAGCTCAGCTCGATGTACCTAAGAACATTCAGAATGCCGACAATCTGTACCTCGTCGCACTGCTGATTAACGGCAAAGGCGAAATAGAGAATGCGGCTGAAACAAAGGTAGAGCCCGACCCATCTATGTCTATCACCGACAACCGTACACTTCTTGTACCCGAATTTACTTTCGCTAATGGTACACTGAATGTAAATGGTTTCTCAGGAAAGGTTTTCATCTACAACGTATATGGTGTTGAAGTACCTAACCAGTCTATTCCAAGCGGCATCTACATCATCAAGTGTGTAGACGGTAACAAGTCTTTTGTAAAGAAGATTATATTGAAATAA
- a CDS encoding methylated-DNA--[protein]-cysteine S-methyltransferase, with protein sequence MQHIQTYESPLGQLTFVSDGTALLGVWYDKQELLEQLLQSPYETCNLPVFDETRRWFDLYFDGREPDFTPPLHLVGTDFRQQVWNDLLLIPYGETTTYGALAQQMAHRLGKSKMSAQAIGGAVGHNPISIIVPCHRVVGADGTLTGYAGGIWRKEYLLKLEAKNTL encoded by the coding sequence ATGCAACATATACAAACATACGAGTCGCCTTTGGGTCAATTGACTTTCGTAAGCGACGGAACAGCTCTGTTGGGCGTGTGGTACGATAAGCAAGAACTTTTGGAACAACTCTTGCAATCGCCATACGAAACGTGCAATCTGCCAGTTTTTGATGAAACAAGGCGTTGGTTTGACCTCTATTTCGACGGGCGAGAGCCAGACTTTACGCCACCGTTGCACCTCGTAGGTACAGATTTTCGCCAACAAGTATGGAACGACTTACTGCTCATTCCCTATGGCGAAACCACAACTTACGGTGCGTTGGCTCAGCAAATGGCGCATCGTTTGGGCAAAAGCAAGATGTCGGCACAAGCCATTGGTGGGGCAGTGGGGCACAATCCTATATCAATCATCGTTCCGTGCCACCGCGTTGTTGGTGCCGACGGAACACTGACGGGCTATGCAGGCGGCATTTGGCGAAAGGAATACCTGTTGAAATTAGAAGCTAAAAATACGCTTTAA